In Streptomyces sp. NBC_00414, a single window of DNA contains:
- a CDS encoding Ppx/GppA phosphatase family protein: protein MRMGVLDVGSNTVRLVIAETDGAVPLPVHTAKRQLRLSAHVERGGHLPAEQVDRLVEAVRDTREEGRRWGVAQPFAFATAIVRDAPNRDEVLARIAAESGVPLHVLPGEVEAELTFLAARRWMGWRAGPLALLDIGGGSFEVAFGRSRLPDFAIALPLGANRLTREFFRGQDPPSPHRTKLLRRHVRHQLRDVAARIRWEAPRTAVVTSRTFQQLGRLCGAAPGRSGPFTPRSMTRSDLGRAVKQLAALPSAERALLPGISLARSGQSLAGAIVAHTTMKLMGIDEVAVCPWALREGVLLRCIEDGNSEWWDAYGLDAQGSAAPTATPLQLRPLRGPEATPAQAPESSARRPG, encoded by the coding sequence ATGCGAATGGGTGTACTCGACGTCGGCTCGAACACGGTACGGCTGGTGATCGCGGAGACGGACGGAGCGGTTCCGCTTCCGGTGCACACCGCCAAGCGTCAGTTGCGGCTCTCCGCCCATGTGGAGCGGGGCGGCCATCTGCCGGCGGAGCAGGTGGACCGGCTGGTCGAGGCCGTGCGGGACACCCGGGAAGAGGGCAGGCGCTGGGGGGTGGCCCAGCCCTTCGCCTTCGCCACCGCGATCGTGCGGGACGCCCCGAACCGCGACGAGGTCCTTGCGCGGATCGCCGCGGAGTCGGGGGTGCCGCTGCATGTGCTGCCCGGCGAGGTGGAGGCCGAGCTGACCTTCCTGGCCGCCCGGCGCTGGATGGGCTGGCGCGCCGGGCCGCTGGCCCTGCTGGACATCGGGGGCGGTTCCTTCGAGGTGGCCTTCGGCCGGAGCAGGCTGCCCGACTTCGCCATCGCGCTGCCGCTGGGCGCCAACCGGCTGACCCGTGAGTTCTTCCGCGGCCAGGACCCGCCGTCACCGCACCGGACCAAGCTGCTGCGCCGGCACGTACGCCACCAGCTGCGCGATGTCGCGGCCCGTATCCGGTGGGAGGCACCGCGGACGGCGGTCGTCACCTCGCGGACGTTCCAGCAGCTGGGGCGGCTCTGCGGGGCCGCGCCCGGCCGGTCCGGGCCCTTCACGCCCCGCAGCATGACCCGATCCGACCTGGGCAGGGCCGTGAAACAGCTGGCGGCGCTGCCGTCCGCCGAGCGCGCCCTCCTGCCGGGCATCTCCCTCGCGCGTTCCGGGCAGTCCCTGGCCGGAGCGATCGTCGCGCACACCACGATGAAGCTGATGGGCATCGACGAGGTGGCCGTCTGCCCCTGGGCACTGCGTGAGGGCGTGCTGCTGCGCTGCATCGAGGACGGCAACTCCGAATGGTGGGACGCGTACGGCCTGGACGCCCAGGGGAGCGCGGCGCCGACCGCGACGCCGCTGCAGCTGCGCCCCCTGCGCGGGCCCGAGGCGACGCCCGCGCAGGCCCCCGAGTCCTCGGCCCGGCGCCCGGGCTGA
- a CDS encoding MarR family winged helix-turn-helix transcriptional regulator encodes MTAANGPRAVGADTAGGEAHGDHEGHKGHGGHGGAEAVRPGAGDTVAAVVRQWQTVHPDLDTGPMEVIGRINRCAALLQQAEDAPLRHAGLTRPEFDLLGALRRTGLELTPGELARETFSSGAAVTKRLKQLTERGLVERRGDTRDRRVAHVRLTDDGRALVDGILPEQLSYETTVLSGLDGTGQRELAALLGDLLVQLEGRLSAPRV; translated from the coding sequence ATGACGGCAGCGAACGGTCCGAGGGCGGTCGGAGCCGACACCGCCGGTGGCGAGGCGCACGGGGACCACGAGGGCCACAAAGGCCACGGAGGCCATGGGGGCGCCGAGGCGGTGCGGCCGGGCGCGGGCGACACGGTCGCCGCGGTGGTCCGGCAGTGGCAGACGGTCCATCCGGACCTCGACACCGGACCCATGGAGGTCATCGGCCGGATCAACCGCTGTGCCGCGCTCCTCCAGCAGGCCGAGGACGCGCCGCTGCGGCACGCCGGACTCACCCGGCCCGAGTTCGACCTCCTCGGCGCACTGCGCCGCACGGGCCTCGAACTGACACCCGGCGAACTGGCCCGTGAGACCTTCTCCTCCGGCGCCGCCGTCACCAAGCGGCTCAAGCAGCTGACCGAGCGCGGTCTCGTCGAGCGGCGCGGCGACACCCGCGACCGCCGCGTCGCCCACGTCCGCCTCACGGACGACGGACGCGCCCTCGTCGACGGCATCCTCCCCGAGCAGCTCTCGTACGAGACGACGGTCCTGTCCGGACTCGACGGCACCGGGCAGCGCGAACTCGCCGCCCTGCTCGGCGACCTGCTGGTCCAGCTGGAGGGGCGGCTGAGCGCCCCGCGCGTCTGA
- a CDS encoding LacI family DNA-binding transcriptional regulator, with product MTERDAGDSGAREGRGKVTITEIAREAGVSVPTVSRVVNGRSDVAPGTRARVEDLLHLHGYRRRPPGSRVRAALIDLVFDDLDSPWAVEIIRGVEEVAHAAGIGTVVSAIHGRSGDARQWMTNLRARASDGVILVTSVLEPVLHEELRRLGVPLVVVDPAGSPALDAPTVGVTNWAGGMAATEHLVRLGHRRIGFVAGPPRLLCSRARLDGYRAALDRAGIAVDESLIVPGDFYHESGFTGCSALLDLDRPPTALFAASDQMAMGAVEALRRRGLRVPEDMSVVGFDDLPEVRWSAPPLTTVRQPLAEMGKLAVRTVLRLTRGEELDSPRVELATELVVRSSTAPARV from the coding sequence TTGACCGAAAGGGACGCCGGGGACAGCGGGGCGCGGGAGGGCCGGGGCAAGGTCACGATCACGGAGATCGCCCGGGAGGCCGGGGTCTCCGTACCGACCGTGTCGCGGGTGGTCAACGGGCGGTCGGACGTGGCTCCGGGTACGCGTGCCCGGGTGGAGGACCTGTTGCATCTGCACGGCTACCGCAGACGGCCGCCCGGGTCGCGGGTGCGGGCCGCGCTGATCGATCTGGTCTTCGACGACCTCGACAGCCCCTGGGCGGTGGAGATCATCCGGGGTGTGGAGGAGGTGGCGCACGCGGCGGGCATCGGGACGGTCGTCTCCGCGATCCACGGGCGTTCGGGGGACGCCCGACAGTGGATGACGAATCTGCGGGCGCGGGCCTCCGACGGCGTCATCCTGGTCACGTCGGTCCTGGAGCCCGTCCTGCACGAGGAGTTGCGCCGTCTCGGTGTCCCGCTCGTGGTGGTCGATCCGGCGGGCTCCCCCGCGCTGGACGCGCCCACGGTCGGTGTCACCAACTGGGCCGGCGGGATGGCCGCCACCGAGCATCTGGTGCGGCTCGGCCACCGCAGGATCGGGTTCGTCGCGGGCCCGCCCCGGCTGCTCTGCTCACGGGCCCGCCTGGACGGATACCGCGCGGCCCTGGACCGGGCGGGGATCGCCGTGGACGAGTCGCTGATCGTGCCCGGTGACTTCTACCACGAGTCCGGGTTCACCGGCTGCTCCGCCCTCCTGGACCTCGACCGGCCGCCCACGGCCCTCTTCGCCGCGAGCGACCAGATGGCGATGGGGGCCGTCGAGGCGCTGCGGCGGCGCGGACTGCGGGTCCCGGAGGACATGAGCGTGGTGGGTTTCGACGACCTGCCGGAGGTCCGCTGGTCGGCTCCGCCGCTCACGACGGTCCGTCAGCCCCTCGCGGAGATGGGCAAACTCGCGGTCCGTACGGTCCTGAGGCTGACCCGGGGCGAGGAACTCGACTCGCCACGGGTGGAGTTGGCCACGGAACTGGTCGTACGGTCCAGCACGGCACCGGCGCGGGTCTGA
- a CDS encoding DUF5134 domain-containing protein — protein MHGPGSGSSGWLLVALCAATGAYCLLRMRSRIEEQRRTAGGEALMGFGMAAMAVPAAVLAPPRWAWAVYAAVFGAAALRALWAARSSAHHLHHLVGAFAMVYMAAMMASGTHAGIPVLTGVLLLYFTVYVLWTGTRLVPVAATGPAGDLGAPGWGDRLELARACRLSMGIGMLAMLLTL, from the coding sequence GTGCACGGACCGGGATCAGGGTCGTCGGGCTGGCTGCTCGTCGCGCTGTGCGCGGCGACCGGGGCCTACTGCCTGCTGCGCATGCGCAGCAGGATCGAGGAGCAGCGCCGCACCGCGGGCGGCGAGGCGCTGATGGGATTCGGCATGGCCGCGATGGCCGTGCCCGCGGCGGTTCTGGCGCCACCGCGGTGGGCCTGGGCCGTCTACGCGGCCGTGTTCGGGGCGGCCGCGTTGCGTGCCCTGTGGGCGGCACGGAGCAGCGCACACCATCTGCACCACCTGGTGGGCGCGTTCGCCATGGTCTACATGGCCGCGATGATGGCGAGCGGGACGCACGCGGGGATACCCGTCCTGACGGGGGTACTGCTGCTGTACTTCACGGTCTACGTGCTGTGGACCGGGACCCGGCTCGTTCCGGTCGCGGCCACCGGACCGGCGGGCGATCTCGGCGCGCCCGGCTGGGGCGACCGGCTGGAACTGGCGCGGGCGTGTCGGCTCTCCATGGGCATCGGAATGCTGGCGATGCTTCTCACCCTCTGA
- a CDS encoding VOC family protein, giving the protein MAIATYSLVALDCPDPAALAEFYAGVLGGEVKRHDDDWYDLYAPGGHRISFQRAPDHRPPDWPSADGGSQQLHLDFDVPDIDAAEPQVLALGATPLDLDDQGGSRGFRVYADPAGHPFCLCRE; this is encoded by the coding sequence ATGGCCATCGCCACGTACAGCCTCGTAGCACTCGACTGCCCGGACCCGGCCGCCCTGGCGGAGTTCTACGCGGGCGTCCTGGGCGGCGAGGTCAAGCGCCACGACGACGACTGGTACGACCTGTACGCGCCCGGCGGCCACCGCATCTCCTTCCAGCGGGCCCCGGACCACCGCCCGCCCGACTGGCCGAGCGCCGACGGCGGCTCCCAACAGCTGCACCTGGACTTCGACGTGCCGGACATCGACGCGGCCGAGCCCCAGGTACTGGCCCTCGGGGCAACCCCGCTCGACCTGGACGACCAGGGTGGCAGCCGCGGGTTCCGGGTGTACGCGGATCCGGCGGGCCACCCGTTCTGCCTCTGCCGGGAGTGA
- a CDS encoding DUF6479 family protein produces MESFGRDAAIPHEVLAGSAPFVVGPLVVGLLVTAMLVVAVWWGMRVRDREPGPPRPEDQPRLPETGAVHEISEMREPDEMPHDGSVLTPHELRSSGNMSTRRARNQKRRQWSRNSSGGFGSGGLGSH; encoded by the coding sequence ATGGAGAGCTTCGGCAGGGACGCAGCGATCCCGCACGAGGTCTTGGCCGGTTCGGCGCCCTTCGTCGTGGGACCCCTGGTGGTGGGACTTCTGGTCACGGCCATGCTGGTCGTCGCGGTGTGGTGGGGCATGCGCGTACGCGACCGGGAGCCGGGTCCACCGCGGCCCGAGGACCAGCCCCGGCTGCCGGAGACCGGCGCGGTCCATGAGATCTCGGAGATGCGCGAGCCCGACGAGATGCCCCACGACGGCAGCGTCCTCACCCCGCACGAGCTGCGGTCCTCGGGCAACATGTCCACGCGGCGCGCCAGGAATCAGAAGCGGCGCCAGTGGAGCCGCAACAGCAGCGGCGGATTCGGCAGCGGCGGCCTCGGCAGCCACTAG
- a CDS encoding M56 family metallopeptidase, whose protein sequence is MMVPAALLLLGALAAVLAPRLLARTDWQDREPVVALWVWQCVVVAVLLCCALSMTLSAAAAWQAVRGHVFAPAPHAVVEAYALAGGPWAEATAVTLALGGVWSAAMLAREISRARTRRRHRRTELLVRAPLLPGEEPGSERLVVLEGERPDAWWLPGAAPQLVITTAALRRLKGQQLDAVLAHEQGHARARHDWLLHSSAALAGGFPQVPVFAAFRDEMHRLVELAADDMASRRFGRLTTALALVELNEDRGVFGPCPTPRAHVPQRVHRLLTPPDRLPPTRRLKLTAAALLVPVIPVLVAFGPGLRALG, encoded by the coding sequence ATGATGGTCCCCGCGGCACTGCTGCTGCTCGGCGCCCTGGCCGCCGTCCTCGCTCCGCGGCTGCTCGCCCGGACGGACTGGCAGGACCGCGAACCGGTGGTCGCCCTGTGGGTGTGGCAGTGCGTGGTGGTGGCCGTACTGCTCTGCTGCGCGCTGTCGATGACACTCAGCGCGGCCGCCGCCTGGCAGGCGGTGCGCGGCCATGTCTTCGCCCCCGCCCCGCACGCCGTGGTCGAGGCCTACGCTCTCGCCGGCGGCCCCTGGGCCGAGGCGACGGCCGTGACGCTGGCACTCGGCGGTGTGTGGAGCGCGGCCATGCTGGCCCGCGAGATCAGCCGGGCCAGGACCCGGCGCCGCCACCGGCGCACCGAACTCCTCGTACGCGCACCGCTGTTGCCCGGTGAGGAGCCGGGCAGTGAGCGGCTGGTCGTCCTGGAGGGGGAGCGTCCCGATGCCTGGTGGCTGCCCGGGGCGGCGCCTCAACTCGTCATCACCACGGCCGCGTTGCGCCGCCTCAAGGGGCAGCAGCTGGACGCCGTGCTCGCCCATGAGCAGGGGCACGCGCGCGCCCGGCACGACTGGCTGCTGCACTCCTCGGCGGCGCTGGCGGGCGGCTTTCCCCAGGTTCCGGTGTTCGCGGCGTTCCGCGACGAGATGCACCGGCTGGTCGAACTCGCCGCCGACGACATGGCGTCCCGCCGGTTCGGCCGGCTGACGACCGCCCTCGCACTGGTGGAACTCAACGAGGACCGCGGCGTGTTCGGCCCCTGCCCGACGCCTCGGGCCCATGTCCCGCAGCGGGTCCACCGCCTGCTCACTCCCCCGGACCGCCTCCCGCCCACCCGTCGGCTGAAGCTCACCGCGGCCGCGCTGCTGGTGCCGGTGATCCCGGTCCTGGTCGCTTTCGGACCGGGGCTGCGGGCGCTCGGGTAA
- a CDS encoding N-acetyltransferase, which produces MSAPQVRPFHRDDRDQLTELVNTHVAAVVPGLSLSVNTVLSAMTRQPDEFITDAWVAERATLVAEQHGHVVAAAHLLRHRADPEVGEAYRNAGSIDWFVCHPPASFRPDTGQAADLLMAACLARLARWDVRVRYADGSLPAPAVYGLPRPWPHIRAAYERAGFRHTGDTEVLLIAEVADLPPAAPLPGVRADRTVGECGTRFTARSDTRVLGFIEIDTTLDRPERHARGGGLADIGNLHLAHPVAGLETWLLARAAHWLRLSGVRTLLAYESSDATEAIRRLTSAGFHELTRTDRGWEHRPAG; this is translated from the coding sequence ATGTCCGCGCCGCAGGTGCGCCCCTTCCACCGCGACGACCGCGACCAGCTCACCGAGCTGGTGAACACCCATGTCGCGGCGGTCGTCCCCGGCCTGTCCCTGTCCGTGAACACCGTGCTCAGCGCCATGACGCGGCAGCCGGACGAGTTCATCACCGACGCGTGGGTGGCCGAGCGGGCGACGCTCGTCGCCGAACAGCACGGCCACGTGGTGGCCGCCGCGCATCTGCTGCGCCACCGGGCCGACCCGGAGGTCGGCGAGGCCTACCGGAACGCCGGAAGCATCGACTGGTTCGTCTGCCACCCGCCCGCCTCCTTCCGGCCGGACACCGGACAGGCCGCCGACCTGCTCATGGCGGCCTGCCTGGCCCGGCTCGCCCGCTGGGACGTCCGCGTCCGGTACGCCGACGGGTCCCTGCCCGCCCCGGCGGTGTACGGCCTGCCGCGGCCCTGGCCGCACATCCGCGCGGCGTACGAACGCGCCGGCTTCCGGCACACCGGCGACACGGAGGTCCTGCTGATCGCCGAGGTGGCGGACCTGCCGCCGGCCGCACCGCTGCCCGGCGTCCGTGCCGACCGCACGGTGGGGGAGTGCGGCACCCGGTTCACCGCCCGCTCCGACACCCGTGTCCTCGGCTTCATCGAGATCGACACCACCCTGGACCGCCCCGAGCGCCACGCCCGCGGCGGCGGCCTCGCCGACATCGGCAACCTCCACCTCGCGCACCCCGTGGCCGGCCTGGAGACCTGGCTCCTCGCGCGGGCCGCCCACTGGCTGCGGCTCTCCGGCGTACGAACCCTGCTCGCGTACGAATCCTCCGACGCCACCGAGGCGATCCGGCGGCTGACCTCGGCGGGATTCCACGAGCTGACCCGCACGGACCGTGGCTGGGAGCACCGGCCGGCAGGCTGA
- a CDS encoding LLM class F420-dependent oxidoreductase, with protein MMTEQAGPRELVQHVVAAEEAGFDFSVTSDHYFPWLAEQGHAPYAWSVLGAAAQATSTIPLMTYVTCPTTRYHPAVVAQKAATTQLLAEGRFRLGLGSGENLNEHVVGAGWPAAHVRLDMLEEAIEIIRALFEGKNVNHHGAHFDVENARLFDLPDEPTPIGVAVSGERSCALAGRLADLVIATEPRAELIESFDRHGGSGKPRVGQLPVCFDTDKDAAVARAHEQFRWSLGGWPVNSELPGPASFDTATRYVRPEDIAGSIPCGDDVDAFVEAVRPYADAGFTEVALVQIGGDHQFPFVDWAEKKLLPALKNL; from the coding sequence ATGATGACCGAACAGGCCGGCCCCCGTGAGCTCGTACAGCACGTGGTGGCCGCCGAAGAGGCGGGCTTCGACTTCTCGGTCACGTCCGACCACTATTTCCCCTGGCTGGCGGAGCAGGGACACGCGCCGTACGCGTGGAGCGTCCTCGGCGCCGCGGCGCAGGCCACCTCCACGATCCCCCTCATGACGTACGTGACCTGTCCGACGACCCGCTACCACCCGGCGGTCGTCGCGCAGAAGGCCGCCACCACGCAGCTGCTCGCCGAGGGTCGTTTCCGGCTCGGGCTCGGTTCCGGGGAGAACCTCAACGAGCATGTGGTGGGCGCGGGCTGGCCCGCCGCGCACGTACGCCTCGACATGCTGGAAGAGGCCATCGAGATCATCCGCGCGCTGTTCGAGGGCAAGAACGTGAACCACCACGGCGCGCACTTCGACGTGGAGAACGCCCGGCTCTTCGACCTGCCGGACGAGCCGACCCCCATCGGGGTCGCCGTCTCCGGTGAGCGTTCCTGCGCCCTCGCCGGCCGGCTGGCCGACCTGGTGATCGCCACCGAGCCGAGGGCCGAACTGATCGAGTCCTTCGACCGGCACGGCGGCAGCGGCAAGCCCCGGGTGGGCCAGTTGCCCGTCTGCTTCGACACCGACAAGGACGCCGCGGTGGCACGGGCCCACGAGCAGTTCCGCTGGTCGCTCGGCGGCTGGCCCGTGAACTCCGAACTCCCCGGCCCGGCGAGCTTCGACACGGCCACCCGGTACGTCCGCCCCGAGGACATCGCCGGAAGCATCCCGTGCGGCGACGACGTGGACGCCTTCGTCGAGGCCGTCCGCCCCTACGCCGACGCGGGCTTCACCGAGGTCGCGCTCGTCCAGATCGGCGGCGACCACCAGTTCCCCTTCGTGGACTGGGCCGAGAAGAAGCTGCTGCCGGCACTGAAGAACCTGTGA
- a CDS encoding FUSC family protein, which yields MSSARPRHRATPVRRLPLAGVLRLNRPSDIWFKPALSVVVAVGVPNLTLLALGRLDLALYSMAGSLCALYAHNLPYAARGRALTWVVLGMLASVALALVTASLTSSAVVLVAVGALLAAAHKAVSDLTRIGPPGPVILTFISSASLFAPQTLGQVPGHLAFAAAAGAWAWLVCMAPGLLRPHGPERRATARALNAAAAYVDAYEAESTTGVRGRTDPGHERARAGAAAAVHAAWQSLLAAGARPEPRRALERLVVRAEVALAAPADSDPARLRSWARELRGTHPVPRVAPGQDADELLGVEVELAEAGTAAGKRRRTGRLRPLLPLALRTALGCALAGYVSLALGVGRPYWALVTAASLYQANLTLTWSRGVQRVVGNLVGVLLFAAVAPLAHLGPAALVLCCLAFNFGAEALITRNYWLGSICVTPMALLITEFTGFQEPGGLMTDRIVDTLVGAIVGFVAAVAVTNRRAGDRIEDALDTVEHAREHAARLIAAERPGPGALESARRRLAAALVELRATADAAAGEWWQRALPEERVMLAEQTGHRTLAATVRRQGPHVLEDVEA from the coding sequence ATGAGCAGTGCCCGCCCGCGCCACCGTGCCACCCCCGTCCGCCGACTCCCCCTCGCAGGCGTCCTGCGCCTCAACCGACCCTCCGACATCTGGTTCAAGCCCGCGCTGAGCGTGGTCGTCGCCGTCGGAGTGCCGAACCTGACGCTGCTGGCGCTCGGCAGGCTGGACCTCGCCCTGTACTCCATGGCCGGATCGCTCTGCGCGCTCTACGCCCACAACCTCCCGTACGCGGCCCGCGGCCGTGCCCTCACCTGGGTCGTCCTCGGCATGCTCGCCTCGGTCGCGCTCGCACTGGTCACGGCGTCCCTCACGTCCTCCGCGGTGGTCCTGGTCGCCGTCGGCGCACTGCTCGCCGCCGCGCACAAGGCGGTGAGCGACCTGACACGCATCGGCCCGCCCGGACCGGTGATCCTCACCTTCATCAGCTCCGCCTCGCTCTTCGCCCCCCAGACCCTCGGCCAGGTCCCCGGCCACCTCGCTTTCGCCGCCGCGGCGGGCGCCTGGGCCTGGCTCGTCTGCATGGCGCCGGGCCTCCTGCGCCCGCACGGCCCCGAACGCCGGGCCACGGCCCGCGCGCTGAACGCCGCCGCCGCGTACGTGGACGCGTACGAAGCGGAGTCCACCACCGGCGTACGCGGTCGGACAGACCCCGGCCACGAACGGGCCCGGGCGGGCGCGGCCGCCGCCGTGCACGCCGCCTGGCAGTCGCTCCTCGCCGCCGGCGCACGTCCGGAGCCCCGCCGCGCTCTCGAACGGCTCGTCGTACGGGCCGAGGTGGCACTCGCCGCTCCCGCCGACTCGGACCCCGCCCGGCTGCGTTCCTGGGCCCGCGAACTGCGCGGCACGCACCCCGTACCGCGCGTGGCACCCGGACAGGACGCCGACGAACTGCTCGGCGTGGAGGTCGAACTGGCGGAGGCCGGAACGGCCGCGGGGAAGCGGCGCCGGACCGGCAGGCTGCGCCCCCTCCTCCCGCTCGCCCTGCGCACCGCGCTCGGCTGCGCCCTCGCCGGTTACGTGTCACTCGCGCTCGGCGTCGGCCGCCCCTACTGGGCCCTGGTCACCGCGGCCTCGCTCTACCAGGCGAACCTCACGCTGACCTGGAGCCGAGGGGTCCAGCGGGTCGTCGGCAACCTCGTCGGCGTCCTCCTCTTCGCGGCCGTCGCCCCGCTCGCCCACCTCGGCCCCGCCGCCCTGGTCCTTTGCTGCCTCGCCTTCAACTTCGGCGCGGAAGCCCTGATCACCCGCAACTACTGGCTCGGCAGCATCTGTGTGACCCCGATGGCACTGCTGATCACCGAGTTCACGGGCTTCCAGGAGCCCGGCGGACTGATGACGGACCGGATCGTGGACACGCTGGTCGGCGCGATCGTCGGCTTCGTGGCCGCGGTCGCCGTCACCAACCGGCGCGCCGGAGACCGTATCGAGGACGCTCTCGACACCGTGGAGCACGCCCGCGAGCACGCGGCACGGCTGATCGCCGCGGAGCGTCCCGGCCCCGGCGCCCTGGAGTCCGCCCGCCGGCGCCTGGCCGCCGCGCTCGTCGAGCTGCGCGCCACGGCCGACGCGGCGGCCGGCGAATGGTGGCAGCGCGCCTTGCCGGAGGAGCGGGTGATGCTGGCCGAGCAGACCGGACACCGTACGCTCGCGGCGACGGTACGACGGCAGGGACCGCACGTTCTGGAGGACGTAGAGGCATGA
- a CDS encoding endo-1,4-beta-xylanase codes for MKPRTLRRTASAILAAASLVIGGASSVHAAAGQEQAEAGTGRQAAAAPVLRDLAAAKGIYYGTAVTASKLNGTYGTITGEQFDSVTPGNEMKWGSVEATRGTFNWSGADAVVDFAEAHGQKVRGHTLVWHSQLPNWVSNGSWTADTLRTVMTDHIATEAGRYQGRIDHWDVVNEPFNEDGTRRQSVFQMAIGDSYIADALRAARAADPAAKLYVNDYNVEGVNAKSTALYNLVKSLKEQGVPIDGVGLQAHLILGQVPSTMQANIQRFADLGVDVAITELDIRMTVPPTTGQLAQQKAEYKAVTAACVAVARCEGVTVWGFTDSDSWIPDVFTGYGAATPYDENFQPKPAYYGIAEALGWVDDGTPGPVGACAVTYAVQSQWNTGFTAQVTVRNTSTSAVDGWQLAWSWPAGQSVTQAWNATVTQSGSAVTASNASYNAAIAPGATVTFGFNGSWSGGNTAPTAFALNGTACTT; via the coding sequence ATGAAGCCCCGCACCTTACGCAGAACCGCGTCCGCGATCCTGGCCGCGGCCTCGCTCGTGATCGGGGGAGCCTCCTCCGTCCACGCGGCCGCCGGCCAGGAGCAGGCCGAGGCCGGTACGGGCCGACAGGCCGCCGCAGCGCCCGTGCTGCGGGACCTCGCCGCCGCCAAGGGCATCTACTACGGGACGGCCGTCACGGCCTCCAAGCTCAACGGCACCTACGGCACGATCACCGGTGAGCAGTTCGACTCCGTCACGCCGGGCAACGAGATGAAGTGGGGCTCGGTCGAAGCGACCCGCGGCACCTTCAACTGGTCCGGCGCCGACGCCGTGGTCGATTTCGCCGAGGCGCACGGCCAGAAGGTCCGCGGTCACACCCTGGTCTGGCACAGCCAACTGCCCAACTGGGTCAGCAACGGCAGCTGGACCGCCGACACCCTGCGGACCGTGATGACCGACCACATCGCCACCGAGGCCGGCCGCTACCAGGGCCGCATCGACCACTGGGACGTCGTCAACGAGCCGTTCAACGAGGACGGTACGCGCCGCCAGTCGGTCTTCCAGATGGCGATCGGCGACTCGTACATCGCCGACGCGCTGCGGGCCGCCCGCGCCGCGGACCCGGCGGCGAAGCTGTACGTCAACGACTACAACGTCGAGGGTGTCAACGCGAAGAGCACCGCGCTCTACAACCTCGTGAAATCCCTCAAGGAACAGGGCGTCCCGATCGACGGCGTGGGACTGCAGGCCCATCTGATCCTCGGTCAGGTGCCGTCCACGATGCAGGCCAACATCCAGCGTTTCGCCGACCTCGGTGTGGACGTCGCGATCACCGAACTCGACATCCGTATGACGGTGCCGCCCACCACCGGCCAACTCGCCCAGCAGAAGGCCGAGTACAAGGCGGTCACCGCCGCCTGTGTGGCCGTGGCGCGCTGCGAGGGCGTCACCGTCTGGGGCTTCACGGACTCCGACTCATGGATCCCGGACGTGTTCACCGGGTACGGCGCGGCGACCCCGTACGACGAGAACTTCCAGCCCAAGCCCGCCTATTACGGCATCGCCGAGGCACTCGGCTGGGTCGACGACGGTACGCCCGGACCGGTGGGCGCCTGCGCGGTCACCTACGCCGTGCAGAGTCAGTGGAACACCGGCTTCACCGCGCAGGTGACGGTCAGGAACACGAGCACCTCCGCTGTCGACGGCTGGCAGCTGGCGTGGAGTTGGCCCGCCGGGCAGAGCGTGACGCAGGCCTGGAACGCGACCGTCACCCAGTCCGGCTCCGCCGTCACCGCCTCGAACGCGAGCTACAACGCGGCCATCGCACCGGGCGCGACGGTCACCTTCGGCTTCAACGGCTCCTGGTCCGGAGGCAACACCGCACCCACGGCGTTCGCCCTCAACGGGACGGCCTGCACCACATAG
- a CDS encoding phosphatase PAP2 family protein has translation MHSPVDSPPHATGPGIALRVATGLALPTVLLLVLVTVSWDPLMALDGDIARTTHRWAVDDPDLTQAFRILTDWVWDPWAMRALVTVAVLWLVLHHGAWWLALWLTATCVLGTLLQQGLKAAIDRERPVWPDPVDSAHFAAFPSGHAMTATVVCGLLLWVLRLYGAGRVLWRVALTVSVVSVVGVGLTRIWLGVHWSTDVLGGWLLGALAVALAMATYARFRGAGEERGQ, from the coding sequence ATGCACTCTCCCGTCGACTCGCCGCCCCACGCGACCGGCCCCGGGATCGCCCTGCGCGTTGCCACGGGTCTCGCTCTCCCCACCGTGCTGTTGCTCGTCCTGGTCACGGTCTCCTGGGACCCGCTCATGGCCCTCGACGGCGACATCGCCCGCACCACGCACCGCTGGGCGGTCGACGACCCGGACCTGACCCAGGCGTTCCGCATCCTGACCGACTGGGTGTGGGACCCCTGGGCGATGCGGGCCCTCGTCACCGTCGCCGTGCTCTGGCTGGTGCTGCACCACGGCGCGTGGTGGCTCGCCCTGTGGCTGACGGCCACCTGCGTCCTCGGCACACTGCTCCAGCAGGGACTCAAGGCCGCGATCGACCGTGAACGCCCCGTCTGGCCCGACCCCGTGGACTCCGCCCACTTCGCGGCCTTCCCCTCCGGGCACGCCATGACGGCCACGGTGGTGTGCGGCCTGCTGCTGTGGGTCCTGCGCCTGTACGGTGCCGGGCGCGTCCTGTGGCGTGTCGCGCTGACCGTGTCGGTGGTGTCCGTCGTCGGTGTGGGACTCACCAGGATCTGGCTGGGCGTGCACTGGTCGACGGACGTGCTCGGCGGCTGGCTCCTGGGCGCGTTGGCGGTGGCACTCGCGATGGCCACGTACGCGCGGTTCCGGGGCGCCGGCGAAGAGCGCGGCCAGTAG